The following proteins are encoded in a genomic region of Devosia lucknowensis:
- a CDS encoding GFA family protein yields the protein MDRYALEVSGGCQCGAVRYHATEMFDNSHICHCRMCQKAVGNIFAALVAAPREAITWTRGTPARFRSSDHVDRGFCAQCGTPLFYEDTTGNRVNFTIGSLDHPELFPPGANTGTEGQVPWFGTLVTIDDGGPTEDPAREEWWSAIRATNHQHPDHDTDAWPTGPSSE from the coding sequence ATGGACCGCTATGCCCTCGAGGTGAGTGGCGGCTGCCAATGCGGCGCCGTGCGCTACCACGCCACCGAAATGTTCGACAATTCGCATATCTGCCATTGCCGGATGTGCCAGAAGGCGGTGGGCAATATCTTCGCCGCACTGGTCGCCGCCCCGCGAGAAGCCATCACCTGGACGCGAGGGACGCCGGCGCGCTTCCGCTCGTCCGACCATGTCGACCGCGGGTTCTGCGCCCAGTGCGGCACGCCCCTGTTCTACGAGGACACCACCGGCAACCGCGTCAACTTCACCATCGGGTCGCTCGATCATCCCGAACTGTTCCCGCCCGGCGCCAATACCGGCACGGAAGGGCAGGTGCCCTGGTTCGGCACCTTGGTCACCATCGACGATGGCGGACCGACCGAGGACCCGGCCCGCGAAGAGTGGTGGAGCGCCATCAGGGCCACCAATCATCAGCACCCCGACCACGACACCGACGCCTGGCCCACCGGGCCGTCATCCGAGTAA
- the cimA gene encoding citramalate synthase has protein sequence MSRERLYLFDTTLRDGAQTAGIEFSLEDKIAIARMLDDLGVDYIEGGYPGANPVDTTFFESRRTRKATFTAFGMTKRAGRSAANDPGVQGLVNSAADATCFVAKAWDYQVELALSSTTGEHLEGLADTVRTAAAAGKEVLIDLEHFFDGFKANRDYALACVETALEAGARWIVLCDTNGGSMPSEIRQIVGEVMTVAPGDRLGIHPHDDTGQAVANALAAIEAGVRQIQGTLNGLGERCGNANLVTLIPTLVLKPYYADRFETGVSAEQLERLTHISRAFDDRLNRAPARQAPYVGASAFATKAGIHASALLKDFSTYEHVPPESVGNERAIMVSQQAGKSNLLTALARHDIRLEKDDPRLERLLATVKERESRGYSYDGADASFGVLARRVLGTLPDYFDVEHYRTMVERRHNASGEEITVTEAVVKIRVDGELLMSVAEGNGPVNALDSALRKDLGKYSSRIEDLELADFKVRILDGGTGAVTRVLVESRDASGERWVTIGVSPNIIDASFEALYESITYKLLKTEAAQDSTLGANNGRATG, from the coding sequence ATGTCCCGCGAACGCCTCTACCTCTTCGACACGACCCTGCGCGATGGTGCCCAGACCGCCGGCATCGAATTCTCGCTTGAGGACAAGATCGCGATCGCACGCATGCTCGACGATTTGGGTGTCGACTACATCGAGGGCGGTTATCCCGGAGCCAATCCGGTTGACACCACCTTTTTCGAAAGCCGGCGGACGCGCAAAGCGACGTTCACGGCCTTTGGCATGACCAAGCGGGCAGGGCGCTCAGCTGCCAACGATCCCGGGGTGCAGGGGCTGGTCAATTCTGCCGCCGACGCCACCTGTTTCGTGGCCAAGGCCTGGGACTACCAGGTCGAGCTGGCACTGTCCTCGACCACCGGGGAGCATCTCGAGGGCCTTGCCGATACGGTGCGTACCGCCGCCGCGGCCGGCAAGGAAGTGCTGATCGATCTCGAGCATTTCTTCGATGGCTTCAAGGCCAACCGCGACTATGCGCTGGCCTGCGTGGAGACGGCGCTCGAGGCCGGCGCCCGCTGGATCGTGCTCTGCGACACCAATGGCGGCAGCATGCCCTCGGAGATCCGGCAGATCGTGGGCGAGGTCATGACCGTGGCCCCGGGCGACCGGCTGGGCATCCACCCCCATGACGATACGGGCCAGGCTGTGGCCAATGCACTTGCGGCCATCGAGGCCGGGGTGCGCCAGATCCAGGGCACGCTCAACGGCCTTGGCGAGCGCTGTGGCAATGCCAACCTCGTCACCCTTATCCCCACGCTGGTGCTCAAGCCGTATTACGCCGATCGCTTCGAAACCGGCGTTTCGGCGGAGCAGCTCGAGCGGCTCACGCACATCTCGCGGGCCTTCGACGATCGCCTCAACCGGGCGCCGGCCCGGCAGGCACCCTATGTCGGCGCCTCTGCCTTCGCCACCAAGGCGGGTATCCACGCGTCGGCGCTGCTCAAGGACTTTTCGACCTACGAGCACGTGCCGCCTGAAAGCGTCGGCAACGAGCGCGCCATCATGGTCAGCCAGCAGGCCGGCAAGTCCAACCTGCTGACGGCCCTCGCGCGCCATGACATCCGGCTCGAAAAGGATGATCCGCGCCTCGAACGGCTGCTCGCCACCGTCAAGGAGCGCGAGTCACGGGGCTATTCCTATGATGGCGCCGATGCGTCCTTCGGGGTGCTCGCCCGTCGCGTGCTCGGCACGCTGCCCGACTATTTCGACGTCGAGCACTACCGCACCATGGTCGAGCGCCGCCACAACGCTTCGGGCGAGGAGATCACCGTCACCGAAGCGGTGGTGAAGATCCGCGTCGACGGCGAATTGCTGATGTCGGTGGCCGAGGGCAATGGTCCCGTCAACGCGCTCGATTCCGCACTGCGCAAGGATCTGGGCAAGTATTCGTCCCGCATCGAAGACCTTGAACTGGCCGATTTCAAGGTGCGTATCCTGGACGGCGGCACGGGCGCGGTCACCCGTGTACTGGTCGAAAGCCGGGACGCCAGCGGCGAGCGCTGGGTTACCATTGGCGTCTCCCCCAATATCATTGATGCCTCGTTTGAAGCTCTGTATGAATCAATCACATACAAGCTGTTGAAAACTGAAGCGGCTCAGGATTCGACACTGGGGGCAAACAATGGCCGGGCAACCGGCTGA
- a CDS encoding LysM peptidoglycan-binding domain-containing protein, translating into MAGQPAERHHREGKLAETAPKRPLALTIGAAAATLLVILGVLSGPSIVSCFNSSDGMGQCLRGKMADVGLVPAAPPVATAEAEQPAAEATAAAVEEAVPDEPALDVTPPADAVADVADVDGVVAATFGLLRAEPDGSVVIAGSGTPGSKVEVFANGELLGSVEVEPSGDWVFVPDAPLSPGGLEITLGEEGKDGTAPDSFIVVIDEDKTSQPLVVASKPGEASEVLQGLTAPTQVATAPVADTPAVPSGTPAPAAPAAEPAVPEEPSTDVASAPETAAPAAERGAPASAPSAQPAPAAAPSAPAPATPAPAPTATAAAPATPVPAEQPAEPAPADEATAVPSAVPAQPAAPSQAAPAVPATPATPATSAPAVADAPPSIDAIEIENDRTFFAGAGPDGGIIRLYVDDTVVADTTVEGGRWLIEAGDVLDKPSQRVRADLLTPGAADVVARAEVDFVVDMPAGDAPIAVAEAPEPAAPAAPAPAAPTAQPSLETPATPAAPPAEPVADTPAQSAPAPAAPAATPAPPATPAQPAAPAAPAQPAPSTPPPSTPPVATPSEPAPAAQAPAAIPAPAVEPTAVAEATTDAEPAVPTMVAVSLGDPEAQRFASGKAIIRRGDNLWTIARRVYGEGLRYTTIYQANTGQIRDPDRIYPGQVFDLPEDAAAQ; encoded by the coding sequence ATGGCCGGGCAACCGGCTGAGCGACACCATCGGGAGGGCAAACTGGCCGAAACCGCTCCGAAACGACCTCTGGCTCTGACAATCGGGGCAGCGGCAGCTACTCTTCTCGTTATTCTCGGCGTCCTCAGCGGACCGTCGATCGTATCCTGCTTCAACAGCAGCGACGGCATGGGACAATGCCTGCGCGGCAAGATGGCCGATGTCGGCCTCGTGCCGGCCGCGCCGCCGGTGGCGACGGCCGAGGCCGAGCAGCCGGCCGCTGAGGCGACCGCCGCTGCTGTCGAGGAGGCTGTTCCAGACGAGCCCGCGCTCGATGTCACGCCGCCCGCCGATGCCGTTGCCGATGTTGCCGATGTTGATGGCGTTGTCGCCGCCACCTTCGGCCTCTTGCGCGCCGAGCCCGATGGATCGGTGGTCATCGCCGGTTCGGGCACACCTGGAAGCAAGGTCGAGGTTTTCGCCAATGGCGAATTGTTGGGCAGCGTCGAGGTCGAACCGAGCGGCGATTGGGTCTTCGTGCCCGATGCGCCCCTGTCGCCCGGTGGGCTCGAAATCACACTCGGCGAAGAAGGCAAGGACGGCACCGCTCCGGACAGTTTCATCGTCGTGATCGACGAGGACAAGACCAGTCAGCCGCTCGTCGTGGCCAGCAAGCCCGGCGAAGCCAGCGAAGTGCTTCAGGGCCTGACGGCGCCGACCCAGGTTGCCACCGCGCCTGTCGCCGACACGCCAGCCGTGCCGTCAGGTACGCCCGCTCCCGCAGCACCCGCGGCGGAACCTGCTGTTCCGGAAGAACCTTCGACGGATGTGGCCTCCGCACCCGAGACTGCCGCCCCGGCCGCCGAGCGTGGTGCACCAGCATCGGCACCCTCCGCACAACCGGCTCCTGCCGCGGCTCCCTCCGCTCCGGCTCCGGCGACACCGGCGCCTGCACCCACGGCGACTGCTGCGGCACCGGCGACCCCGGTCCCCGCAGAACAGCCCGCCGAGCCTGCGCCTGCGGACGAGGCAACTGCGGTTCCATCGGCCGTCCCCGCCCAGCCCGCGGCTCCATCCCAGGCCGCCCCTGCTGTGCCCGCAACACCTGCGACGCCTGCGACATCCGCGCCGGCCGTGGCGGACGCTCCGCCCAGCATCGATGCCATCGAGATCGAAAACGACCGCACCTTCTTTGCCGGCGCGGGTCCCGATGGCGGTATCATCCGCCTCTATGTGGACGACACAGTCGTGGCCGATACGACGGTGGAGGGTGGTCGCTGGCTGATCGAGGCTGGTGACGTACTCGACAAGCCCAGCCAGCGCGTCCGCGCCGACCTGTTGACGCCTGGAGCCGCCGATGTGGTGGCCCGTGCCGAAGTGGATTTCGTTGTCGACATGCCCGCCGGCGATGCCCCGATCGCGGTGGCGGAGGCTCCCGAGCCTGCGGCCCCAGCCGCACCGGCGCCCGCTGCTCCGACCGCGCAGCCGTCGCTGGAAACGCCAGCCACGCCAGCAGCACCGCCTGCCGAGCCGGTGGCCGACACACCGGCTCAATCCGCACCGGCTCCTGCGGCGCCGGCCGCGACCCCAGCCCCGCCCGCCACGCCTGCCCAGCCAGCTGCTCCGGCAGCGCCTGCGCAGCCTGCACCCTCCACACCGCCACCCTCGACACCGCCGGTAGCGACGCCGTCCGAGCCTGCGCCCGCTGCCCAGGCACCGGCCGCCATACCAGCTCCTGCGGTCGAACCGACAGCAGTGGCAGAAGCGACGACGGATGCAGAGCCTGCCGTTCCGACCATGGTGGCCGTATCGCTCGGCGATCCGGAGGCACAACGGTTCGCATCGGGCAAGGCCATCATCCGTCGGGGCGACAACCTCTGGACGATCGCGCGTCGCGTCTATGGCGAGGGCCTGCGCTACACCACGATCTACCAGGCCAATACCGGCCAGATCCGCGATCCGGACCGCATCTATCCAGGCCAGGTCTTCGACCTGCCCGAGGATGCTGCCGCGCAATGA
- a CDS encoding ArsR/SmtB family transcription factor, which produces MHDDDIANIMRALGHPVRLEILRIMASQREGQCCCGDVTDSLPLAQSTVSQHIKVLHDAGLIERKPHGTRNRYCIRQDRFAELGTAFGGLLKGLAPVAANKETELA; this is translated from the coding sequence ATGCATGACGACGACATTGCCAACATCATGCGCGCCCTGGGCCACCCGGTAAGGCTTGAAATCCTGCGCATCATGGCGTCCCAGCGCGAAGGGCAGTGCTGCTGCGGTGACGTCACCGACAGCCTGCCGCTGGCCCAGTCCACCGTCAGCCAGCACATCAAGGTGCTGCACGATGCCGGCCTCATCGAGCGCAAGCCGCATGGCACGCGCAACCGCTACTGCATCCGTCAGGATCGCTTCGCCGAACTCGGCACCGCCTTCGGCGGTCTCCTCAAGGGGCTGGCGCCGGTCGCCGCCAACAAGGAAACGGAACTCGCCTGA
- a CDS encoding ABCB family ABC transporter ATP-binding protein/permease, protein MAKNNAGKSPSVSADEGSVFSTVRNLWSYMWPEDRPDLRMRVVLAIAALLASKVATTLVPFAYKGIIDSLDGTSPDQTLILGLAVPIVLVIAYVLGNVIDAGFQQLRDVLFASVGQHAVRKLALQTFHHMHRLSLRFHLQRRTGGLSRVIERGTKGIETVVRFAMLNIAPTLVEFVVVAVIFVWLFGVSYLGVLVVMIWAYLYFTIKASNWRIAIRRDMNNSDTDANGKAIDSLLNFETVKYFANEPMEARRFDAAMAGYERSAIRIWTSLGFLNFGQALIFYGGFLIISIMSIVGVMNRTLTLGDFVLLNTFLMQIYRPLNFIGFVYRELRQGLTDIEEMFKLLDQNPEIEDSPTAKPLAVTGPVVRFEDVTFHYDPDRPILKGVSFEVPAGKTVAIVGPTGAGKSTISRLLFRFYDVTGGRITIDGQDLRDVTQESLRSAIGMVPQDTVLFNDTIGYNIQYGRPDASMEAVREAASMAQVAGFIDTLPKGYETPVGERGLKLSGGEKQRVAIARTILKSPSILILDEATSALDTKTERDIQQALDEVSRNRTTVVIAHRLSTVVNADEILVLRDGLVAERGSHMELLRQDGLYAQMWNRQREANEAAELLARTQDDPDGFVKRGAPAAE, encoded by the coding sequence ATGGCAAAAAACAACGCTGGAAAATCCCCGTCCGTTAGCGCGGACGAGGGATCGGTATTCTCCACGGTCCGCAATCTGTGGTCCTATATGTGGCCCGAGGACCGGCCGGACCTCAGAATGCGCGTGGTGCTGGCCATTGCGGCTCTGCTCGCCAGCAAGGTCGCCACCACGCTCGTGCCGTTTGCCTACAAGGGCATTATCGACAGCCTCGACGGTACCAGCCCGGATCAGACCCTGATCCTGGGCCTTGCCGTGCCCATCGTGCTGGTCATTGCCTATGTGCTGGGCAATGTCATCGACGCCGGTTTCCAGCAGTTGCGCGACGTTCTGTTCGCCAGCGTCGGCCAGCACGCCGTGCGCAAGCTCGCGCTGCAAACCTTCCACCACATGCACCGCCTGTCGCTGCGCTTCCACCTGCAGCGTCGCACCGGCGGGCTGTCGCGCGTCATCGAGCGCGGCACCAAGGGCATCGAAACGGTGGTCCGTTTCGCCATGCTCAACATCGCGCCGACGCTCGTGGAGTTCGTGGTCGTCGCCGTGATCTTCGTCTGGCTTTTCGGCGTCAGCTACCTCGGCGTTCTGGTGGTGATGATCTGGGCCTATCTCTATTTCACCATCAAGGCCTCGAACTGGCGCATTGCCATCCGTCGCGACATGAACAACAGCGACACCGATGCCAATGGCAAGGCGATCGACAGCCTCCTCAACTTCGAGACGGTGAAGTATTTCGCCAACGAGCCGATGGAAGCCAGGCGCTTCGATGCGGCGATGGCCGGCTACGAGCGCTCCGCCATCCGCATATGGACCTCGCTGGGTTTCCTCAATTTCGGTCAGGCGCTGATCTTCTACGGCGGTTTCCTGATCATCTCGATCATGTCGATCGTCGGGGTGATGAACCGCACGCTGACGCTGGGCGACTTCGTGCTGCTCAACACGTTCCTGATGCAGATTTACCGGCCGCTGAATTTCATCGGTTTCGTCTATCGCGAACTGCGCCAGGGGCTGACCGACATCGAGGAAATGTTCAAGCTGCTCGACCAGAATCCCGAGATCGAAGACAGCCCGACCGCAAAGCCTCTGGCCGTGACCGGCCCGGTTGTGCGCTTCGAGGACGTCACCTTCCACTACGATCCGGATCGTCCGATCCTCAAGGGGGTCAGCTTCGAGGTGCCTGCCGGCAAGACCGTTGCCATCGTCGGGCCAACAGGTGCGGGCAAGTCCACGATTTCGCGCCTGCTGTTCCGCTTCTACGATGTCACCGGCGGCCGCATCACCATCGATGGACAGGACCTGCGCGACGTCACCCAGGAAAGCCTGCGCTCGGCCATCGGCATGGTTCCGCAGGATACGGTGCTGTTCAACGATACCATCGGCTACAACATCCAGTACGGACGCCCCGACGCATCGATGGAAGCGGTGCGCGAGGCTGCCAGCATGGCGCAGGTCGCCGGCTTCATCGACACCCTGCCCAAGGGTTACGAAACGCCGGTGGGCGAGCGTGGCCTCAAACTGTCGGGTGGCGAGAAGCAGCGCGTCGCCATCGCGCGCACCATCCTCAAGTCGCCATCGATCCTCATTCTCGACGAGGCGACTTCGGCGCTCGACACCAAGACCGAACGCGACATCCAGCAGGCGCTGGACGAAGTGTCCCGCAACCGCACCACTGTCGTCATCGCTCACCGCCTGTCCACGGTGGTCAACGCCGATGAAATCCTCGTGCTGCGCGACGGGCTCGTGGCCGAACGCGGCAGCCATATGGAGCTGCTGCGCCAGGACGGGCTCTACGCCCAGATGTGGAACCGCCAGCGCGAGGCCAACGAGGCGGCGGAGCTCCTGGCCCGGACGCAGGACGACCCCGACGGCTTCGTCAAGCGCGGTGCGCCCGCGGCGGAGTAA
- a CDS encoding GNAT family N-acetyltransferase: MNEIRLRPATPADKPTIASLVQLYLYDMTEFMPFPVGPDGLFEYCYLDRFWRSPYLIMSGDEIAGFALVVDECPLTSRAPCWFTAEFFVLKAYRKRGVGLAALELALKAHPGDWHIAVPHANLAAQGFWGRALASRTSSLRDIHFDGDDWALYAFGSD; encoded by the coding sequence ATGAACGAGATTCGCCTTCGACCCGCTACCCCAGCCGACAAACCCACCATCGCCAGTCTCGTCCAGCTCTACCTCTACGACATGACCGAGTTCATGCCGTTTCCGGTGGGGCCGGATGGCCTGTTCGAATACTGCTATCTCGACCGCTTCTGGCGTTCGCCCTACCTCATCATGAGCGGTGACGAGATTGCCGGCTTCGCGCTGGTCGTGGACGAATGCCCGCTGACCAGCCGCGCGCCCTGCTGGTTCACGGCCGAGTTCTTTGTGCTGAAGGCCTATCGGAAGAGGGGAGTGGGCTTGGCCGCGCTCGAATTAGCGCTCAAGGCCCACCCCGGCGACTGGCACATCGCCGTCCCCCACGCCAACCTCGCCGCGCAAGGCTTCTGGGGCAGGGCGCTGGCCAGCCGTACCAGCTCACTCCGCGACATCCATTTCGATGGGGATGATTGGGCGCTCTATGCGTTTGGCAGTGACTAG